A window from Streptomyces sp. NBC_00335 encodes these proteins:
- a CDS encoding nucleotidyltransferase domain-containing protein, protein MHEVIKEMADRLAEVPGVRGVMLGGSRARGEHRPESDWDLGVYYRGALDLTALGALAGPDVEVAGPGGWGPWVNGGAWLRVDGVAVDWILRDLDRVERVWQECREGRYEVGVQPGHPLGFWSPCYPGEVALGQVLADPSGELTALRTTTSAYPEPLRDALLAGAWEAEFLAAGAAKGAARADALYVSLCLSRAFGVLIQSLYAADRRWCLNEKGALAAAELLPSAPPGFGKRVRALLGAQGTTPESLTATVAEARTLIEETRAGLAS, encoded by the coding sequence ATGCACGAAGTGATCAAGGAAATGGCGGACCGGCTGGCCGAGGTGCCCGGCGTCCGCGGGGTCATGCTCGGCGGCAGCCGGGCCCGCGGCGAGCACCGCCCCGAATCGGACTGGGACCTCGGCGTCTACTACCGCGGCGCCCTCGACCTCACCGCGCTCGGCGCACTGGCCGGCCCGGACGTGGAGGTCGCCGGACCGGGCGGCTGGGGCCCCTGGGTCAACGGCGGAGCCTGGCTGCGCGTCGACGGGGTGGCGGTGGACTGGATCCTGCGCGACCTGGACCGGGTGGAACGGGTGTGGCAGGAGTGCCGTGAGGGCCGCTACGAGGTGGGCGTGCAGCCGGGCCACCCCCTCGGCTTCTGGTCCCCGTGCTACCCGGGCGAGGTGGCCCTGGGCCAGGTCCTCGCGGACCCGTCGGGCGAACTGACCGCCCTGCGCACCACGACTTCGGCCTACCCGGAGCCGCTCCGCGACGCCCTGCTGGCCGGTGCCTGGGAGGCGGAGTTCCTCGCGGCGGGCGCCGCGAAGGGCGCGGCCCGCGCGGACGCCCTGTACGTCTCCCTCTGCCTGTCCCGCGCCTTCGGCGTCCTCATCCAGTCCCTGTACGCGGCGGACCGCCGCTGGTGCCTGAACGAGAAGGGCGCCCTGGCCGCGGCCGAGCTCCTGCCCTCGGCTCCGCCCGGCTTCGGCAAGCGCGTACGGGCCCTGCTGGGCGCCCAGGGCACGACGCCCGAGTCCCTGACGGCCACGGTGGCCGAGGCCCGCACCCTGATCGAGGAGACCCGCGCGGGCCTGGCGTCCTAG
- a CDS encoding DUF2716 domain-containing protein has protein sequence MDTGELLARHDEQLRGGVPEWHPVGVVVEADGPVVRRHYGTHGTAEHVALAAGTELDALVRRQLAAFEDRCEPSEWKVYGHDSPGLGEALTGAGFTAGPERSVLAAPLDAIEPPRADDEVHGRRGGLSGEVHALAAASGPHRTSPATYEADGVSDDASEEPWADTIVSEGRVVAAGWAELVHGTEFVVVGGLSRPEGAFVRAWAERRRGEKRPRYLLAEAEGALREELGQAGLREITTVRSYRWTPPGTPEATRPALLVDCTSALDRRLWDRFYAAFDFKPSVSRFPGISEPTPSATWHAHGHGRPRVADFSARLDDIVRRGLIAVTEPGESVFWLDWNHDGYRYDPRRTGIPGRPPTPGEGTYPNGDYYLHLTEDMRLGTFGHPWEQTLCVFGPLLAAVEAELTELLGEPLRRRDG, from the coding sequence ATGGATACGGGGGAACTGCTGGCACGGCACGACGAACAGCTCCGGGGCGGAGTCCCCGAATGGCACCCGGTCGGGGTGGTGGTCGAGGCCGACGGGCCGGTGGTGCGCAGGCACTACGGGACGCACGGCACGGCCGAGCACGTGGCACTCGCGGCCGGGACCGAACTCGACGCCCTGGTCCGGCGGCAGCTCGCGGCCTTCGAGGACCGGTGCGAGCCCTCCGAATGGAAGGTCTACGGGCACGACTCCCCGGGCCTGGGCGAGGCCTTGACCGGGGCCGGATTCACCGCGGGGCCGGAACGCTCCGTGCTGGCCGCTCCCCTCGACGCGATCGAGCCTCCGCGCGCGGACGACGAGGTGCACGGTCGGCGCGGCGGCCTGTCCGGGGAGGTCCACGCGCTGGCCGCTGCTTCGGGTCCGCACCGGACGAGCCCGGCGACGTACGAGGCGGACGGAGTTTCGGACGACGCCAGCGAGGAGCCCTGGGCCGACACGATCGTCTCGGAGGGCCGGGTGGTGGCCGCGGGCTGGGCCGAGCTGGTGCACGGCACGGAGTTCGTGGTGGTCGGCGGCCTCAGCCGACCGGAGGGCGCGTTCGTCCGGGCCTGGGCGGAGCGTCGGCGCGGCGAGAAGAGGCCGCGGTACCTGCTCGCGGAGGCCGAAGGCGCTTTGCGTGAGGAGCTGGGGCAGGCCGGTCTGCGCGAGATCACCACCGTCCGTTCCTACCGCTGGACCCCGCCGGGCACACCCGAGGCGACGCGGCCCGCCCTGCTGGTCGACTGCACCTCCGCGCTGGACCGGCGGCTGTGGGACCGCTTCTACGCCGCGTTCGACTTCAAGCCGTCCGTGAGCCGGTTCCCCGGCATCTCGGAGCCCACCCCCTCTGCCACCTGGCACGCCCACGGTCACGGCCGGCCGCGCGTCGCGGACTTCTCCGCCCGGCTGGACGACATCGTCCGGCGCGGGCTGATCGCCGTCACCGAACCCGGGGAGTCCGTCTTCTGGCTCGACTGGAACCACGACGGCTACCGCTACGACCCCCGCCGCACCGGCATCCCCGGCCGACCGCCCACGCCGGGCGAGGGGACCTACCCCAACGGCGACTACTACCTCCACCTCACCGAGGACATGCGCCTCGGCACCTTCGGCCACCCCTGGGAGCAGACCCTGTGCGTGTTCGGGCCGCTGCTCGCCGCCGTGGAGGCGGAGCTCACCGAGCTGCTGGGTGAGCCGCTGCGGCGCCGGGACGGCTAG
- a CDS encoding 2'-5' RNA ligase family protein produces MKDTADDTTSSMFPAGRTALIVRIPEAEPAVRDWRDRIDPAARAGAGVPAHVSVLYPFLPESLIDPSVHARIAAALRPHPAFDLRFERTGRFPGMLYLAPEPDAPLRRLTRAVAEHWPEVRPYGGRYPDPVPHLTVAQRAREADLDAAEAALRGRLPLTTRVRAVDLVAYDGTAWHERASFPLREPGE; encoded by the coding sequence ATGAAGGACACCGCGGACGACACCACCTCCAGCATGTTCCCCGCCGGCCGCACCGCGCTCATCGTGCGGATACCCGAAGCGGAACCCGCCGTCCGGGACTGGCGGGACCGGATCGACCCCGCCGCCCGGGCCGGGGCCGGGGTGCCCGCGCACGTGAGCGTGCTCTACCCGTTCCTCCCGGAGAGCCTGATCGACCCCTCCGTGCACGCCCGGATCGCCGCGGCCCTGCGCCCCCACCCCGCCTTCGACCTGCGCTTCGAGCGGACCGGCCGGTTCCCGGGGATGCTCTACCTCGCCCCGGAGCCGGACGCCCCGCTGCGCCGGCTGACCCGCGCGGTCGCCGAGCACTGGCCGGAGGTCCGGCCCTACGGCGGCCGCTACCCCGACCCGGTCCCGCACCTCACGGTGGCCCAGCGCGCCCGGGAGGCGGACCTGGACGCGGCCGAGGCGGCGCTGCGCGGCCGGCTCCCCCTCACCACCCGCGTCCGCGCCGTCGACCTGGTGGCCTACGACGGGACGGCCTGGCACGAGCGCGCGAGCTTCCCGCTGCGGGAACCGGGAGAGTGA
- the recA gene encoding recombinase RecA: protein MAGNDREKALEAALAQIERQFGKGAVMRLGDKPNDPIEVIPTGSTALDIALGVGGLPRGRVIEVYGPESSGKTTLTLHAVANAQKAGGTVAFVDAEHALDPEYAKALGVDTDNLILSQPDTGEQALEIVDMLVRSGALDLIVIDSVAALVPRAEIEGEMGDSHVGLQARLMSQALRKITGALSQSKTTAIFINQLREKIGVMFGSPETTTGGRALKFYASVRLDIRRIETLKDGTDAVGNRTRVKVVKNKVAPPFKQAEFDILYGHGISREGGLIDMGVEHGFVRKAGAWYTYEGDQLGQGKENARKFLCDNPALSDEIERKIKEKLGVGIRKDAAATAAATAEAGADASAETAAVPAPASKAKTAVKAAVAKS, encoded by the coding sequence ATGGCAGGCAACGACCGCGAGAAGGCTCTCGAAGCCGCGCTCGCACAGATTGAACGGCAGTTCGGCAAGGGTGCCGTGATGCGTCTCGGCGACAAGCCGAACGACCCCATCGAGGTCATCCCCACCGGATCGACCGCGCTCGACATCGCGCTCGGCGTCGGTGGACTGCCGCGCGGCCGTGTGATCGAGGTCTACGGGCCGGAGTCCTCCGGTAAGACGACCCTGACCCTGCATGCCGTGGCCAACGCGCAGAAGGCCGGCGGCACCGTGGCCTTCGTGGACGCCGAGCACGCGCTCGACCCCGAGTACGCCAAGGCCCTCGGTGTCGACACCGACAACCTCATCCTGTCCCAGCCGGACACCGGCGAGCAGGCGCTGGAGATCGTGGACATGCTGGTCCGCTCCGGTGCGCTGGACCTCATCGTCATCGACTCCGTGGCGGCCCTCGTGCCCCGCGCGGAGATCGAGGGCGAGATGGGCGACTCGCACGTGGGTCTCCAGGCCCGTCTGATGAGCCAGGCCCTCCGGAAGATCACCGGTGCGCTCAGCCAGTCCAAGACCACCGCCATCTTCATCAACCAGCTCCGCGAGAAGATCGGTGTGATGTTCGGCTCGCCGGAGACCACCACCGGTGGCCGCGCGCTGAAGTTCTACGCCTCCGTGCGCCTCGACATCCGGCGCATCGAGACCCTCAAGGACGGCACGGACGCGGTCGGCAACCGCACCCGCGTCAAGGTCGTCAAGAACAAGGTCGCGCCGCCCTTCAAGCAGGCCGAGTTCGACATCCTCTACGGCCACGGCATCAGCCGCGAGGGCGGCCTGATCGACATGGGCGTGGAGCACGGCTTCGTCCGCAAGGCCGGTGCCTGGTACACGTACGAGGGCGACCAGCTCGGCCAGGGCAAGGAGAACGCGCGGAAGTTCCTCTGCGACAACCCCGCCCTCTCCGACGAGATCGAGCGGAAGATCAAGGAGAAGCTGGGCGTCGGCATCCGCAAGGACGCCGCCGCGACTGCAGCCGCCACGGCCGAGGCCGGCGCGGACGCGTCCGCCGAGACCGCCGCGGTGCCCGCGCCCGCGTCGAAGGCCAAGACCGCGGTCAAGGCCGCCGTCGCCAAGAGCTGA
- a CDS encoding Clp protease N-terminal domain-containing protein, with protein sequence MTNPSVEPVRMTNPVRLDDLIEAIKKVHTDTLEQLSGAVVAAEALGDVADHLIGHFVDQARRSGASWTDIGRSMGVTRQAAQKRFVPKADKEGEAPLDPGQGFARFTPRARNVVVTAQNEARAAGNTEIRTEHLVLGLLSEPDGLAAHAVAAQGVASDDVRAAVTAALPPAAEDVPELVPFDASSKKALELTFREALRLGHSYVGTEHILLALLELENGTGPLSGLGVDKDGVENWVTDALASVLGASDDPGK encoded by the coding sequence ATGACGAACCCTTCGGTGGAACCCGTTCGCATGACCAATCCGGTACGCCTCGACGACCTCATCGAGGCCATCAAGAAGGTCCACACCGACACCCTGGAACAGCTCAGCGGCGCGGTCGTCGCCGCCGAGGCCCTCGGGGACGTCGCGGACCACCTCATCGGCCACTTCGTCGACCAGGCCCGCCGCTCCGGTGCCTCCTGGACCGACATCGGCCGCAGCATGGGCGTCACCCGCCAGGCCGCCCAGAAGCGCTTCGTACCGAAGGCCGACAAGGAGGGCGAGGCCCCGCTCGATCCCGGCCAGGGCTTCGCCCGCTTCACCCCCCGCGCCCGCAACGTGGTGGTCACCGCGCAGAACGAGGCCCGCGCCGCCGGCAACACCGAGATCCGCACCGAGCACCTCGTCCTCGGACTGCTCTCCGAGCCCGACGGCCTCGCCGCCCACGCCGTCGCCGCCCAGGGGGTCGCGTCCGACGACGTGCGCGCCGCCGTGACCGCCGCCCTGCCCCCGGCCGCGGAGGACGTCCCCGAACTGGTCCCCTTCGACGCCTCGTCGAAGAAGGCCCTGGAGCTGACCTTCCGCGAGGCCCTGCGCCTCGGTCACAGCTACGTGGGCACCGAACACATCCTGCTCGCGCTCCTGGAGCTGGAGAACGGCACCGGTCCGCTCAGCGGCCTCGGCGTGGACAAGGACGGCGTCGAGAACTGGGTCACCGACGCCCTGGCATCCGTACTCGGCGCCTCGGACGATCCCGGGAAGTAG
- a CDS encoding AzlD domain-containing protein has product MNVWIAIGLTVVGCYAVKLAGLLVPAGALERPAVRKLAALLPVALLAALTAQQTFATGQELVLDARAAGLAAAAVALLLRAPFLVVVAAAVVVTAGLRALGG; this is encoded by the coding sequence GTGAACGTCTGGATCGCCATCGGACTCACCGTCGTCGGCTGCTACGCCGTGAAGCTCGCCGGACTGCTCGTCCCCGCCGGCGCCCTGGAGCGGCCCGCGGTGCGCAAGCTCGCCGCGCTCCTGCCGGTCGCGCTGCTCGCCGCGCTCACCGCGCAGCAGACCTTCGCCACCGGGCAGGAGCTCGTCCTCGACGCCCGCGCCGCCGGGCTCGCGGCCGCCGCGGTCGCGCTGCTGCTGCGGGCCCCGTTCCTCGTCGTGGTCGCGGCGGCCGTCGTCGTCACCGCGGGGCTGCGGGCCCTGGGAGGCTGA
- a CDS encoding AzlC family ABC transporter permease, with protein sequence MAIREEPEHEVPGREVPGSAPAVDKPRAAVVRDALGVGVAVGLSGFAFGVTAAGSGVSTLQACVLSLLVFTGASQFALVGALAAGGNPFTAAAGAFFLGTRNAFYGLRLSQLLALPKGVRPFAAHWVIDETTAVALAQPDRKSARLGFTVTGLSLYVLWNLTTLLGALGAEAIGDTRAWGLDAAGPAVFLALLAPMLKTGTERAVAALALVLGLGLLPVLPAGVPVLIAALAAPIVLWMKGRRS encoded by the coding sequence ATGGCCATACGAGAAGAACCCGAGCACGAGGTGCCCGGCCGAGAGGTTCCCGGCAGCGCGCCCGCGGTCGACAAGCCGCGCGCCGCCGTCGTACGCGACGCGCTCGGCGTCGGCGTGGCGGTCGGGCTGTCCGGCTTCGCCTTCGGGGTGACCGCCGCCGGGTCCGGGGTCAGCACCCTCCAGGCCTGCGTGCTCAGCCTGCTGGTGTTCACCGGGGCCTCGCAGTTCGCGCTGGTCGGAGCCCTGGCCGCCGGCGGGAATCCGTTCACGGCCGCCGCCGGGGCCTTCTTCCTCGGCACCCGCAACGCCTTCTACGGGCTGCGGCTGTCCCAGCTGCTCGCGCTGCCCAAGGGCGTACGCCCCTTCGCCGCGCACTGGGTGATCGACGAGACCACCGCCGTGGCCCTGGCCCAGCCCGACCGGAAGTCGGCGCGGCTCGGCTTCACCGTGACCGGGCTGAGCCTCTACGTCCTGTGGAACCTCACCACCCTGCTCGGCGCGCTCGGCGCCGAGGCCATCGGCGACACCAGGGCGTGGGGGCTGGACGCCGCCGGGCCCGCCGTGTTCCTCGCGCTGCTCGCGCCGATGCTCAAGACCGGCACCGAGCGGGCCGTCGCCGCGCTCGCCCTCGTGCTCGGGCTGGGCCTGCTGCCCGTACTGCCCGCCGGGGTGCCCGTGCTGATCGCGGCGCTGGCCGCGCCGATCGTGCTGTGGATGAAGGGACGCCGCTCGTGA
- a CDS encoding DUF3046 domain-containing protein, giving the protein MRLTIFWERMAEHFGAGYADSFARDHVMTELGGRTVHEALDAGWEAKDVWRAVCSAVDVPASLR; this is encoded by the coding sequence ATGCGGTTGACGATTTTCTGGGAGCGGATGGCCGAGCACTTCGGCGCGGGCTACGCGGACTCCTTCGCGCGGGACCACGTCATGACGGAGCTCGGGGGACGCACGGTGCACGAGGCGCTGGACGCGGGCTGGGAGGCCAAGGACGTGTGGCGCGCGGTGTGTTCGGCTGTGGACGTGCCCGCCTCGCTGCGCTAG
- a CDS encoding AI-2E family transporter, translating into MAASDETTDRPEDPRGTPPASPAAPSAAGSVAGDPEAPVPVGEPAAADARMPRWLPRAVVLVLALVACFQLGSWAFHQLIGLLVNILIAFFLALAIEPAVARMAARGVRRGLATFLVFLGVFVASAGFVVLLGSVLAGQIIDLVEGFPGYLDSLIGSINDTFHTDLSRLEIQDSLLHSDWLQKYVQNSATGVLDVSATVLGGLFKLLTIGLFSFYFAADGPRLRRALCSVLPPSKQAEVLRAWEIAVTKTGGYLYSRGLMALISGIAHYVLFAVLGVPYAPALAVWVGLVSQFIPTIGTYLAGALPMLIAFTVNPWYALYVLGFVVVYQQFENYVLQPKLTSKTVDIHPAVAFGSVIAGTALLGAVGALIAIPAVATMQAFLGAYVRRYALTGDADASTSRDRPRRRVRMPGRR; encoded by the coding sequence GTGGCAGCCAGTGATGAGACGACCGACCGGCCCGAAGACCCCCGGGGCACGCCGCCGGCCAGCCCGGCGGCCCCCTCGGCCGCAGGCTCCGTAGCGGGAGATCCCGAAGCGCCGGTACCCGTCGGGGAACCGGCTGCGGCGGACGCCCGGATGCCGCGCTGGCTGCCGCGAGCCGTGGTGCTCGTACTGGCGCTGGTGGCCTGTTTCCAGCTCGGCAGTTGGGCCTTCCACCAGCTCATCGGGCTGCTCGTCAACATCCTGATCGCGTTCTTCCTCGCGCTCGCGATCGAACCGGCCGTGGCCCGGATGGCGGCCCGCGGCGTGCGCCGCGGGCTCGCCACCTTCCTCGTGTTCCTCGGGGTGTTCGTCGCGTCCGCCGGATTCGTCGTCCTGCTCGGCTCGGTCCTCGCCGGGCAGATCATCGACCTGGTGGAGGGCTTCCCCGGCTATCTCGACTCGCTGATCGGATCGATCAACGACACCTTCCACACGGACCTGTCCCGGCTGGAGATCCAGGACAGCCTGCTGCATTCGGACTGGCTGCAGAAGTACGTGCAGAACAGCGCGACCGGCGTGCTCGACGTGTCCGCCACCGTGCTCGGCGGACTGTTCAAGCTGCTGACGATCGGTCTGTTCTCCTTCTACTTCGCCGCCGACGGGCCGCGACTGCGCCGCGCCCTGTGCTCCGTACTGCCGCCCTCGAAGCAGGCGGAAGTGCTGCGGGCGTGGGAGATCGCCGTCACCAAGACGGGCGGATACCTCTACTCGCGCGGGCTGATGGCGCTGATCTCCGGGATCGCGCACTACGTCCTCTTCGCGGTGCTGGGCGTGCCGTACGCGCCCGCGCTCGCGGTGTGGGTGGGACTGGTGTCGCAGTTCATCCCCACCATCGGCACCTACCTGGCGGGCGCGCTGCCGATGCTGATCGCCTTCACGGTCAACCCCTGGTACGCGCTGTACGTGCTCGGATTCGTGGTGGTGTACCAGCAGTTCGAGAACTACGTGCTCCAGCCGAAGCTGACCTCGAAGACGGTGGACATCCACCCGGCGGTGGCCTTCGGATCCGTCATCGCGGGCACCGCCCTGCTGGGCGCGGTCGGGGCGCTCATCGCGATCCCGGCCGTCGCCACGATGCAGGCCTTCCTCGGCGCGTACGTGAGGCGGTACGCGCTGACCGGAGACGCGGACGCCTCTACTTCCCGGGATCGTCCGAGGCGCCGAGTACGGATGCCAGGGCGTCGGTGA
- a CDS encoding AraC family transcriptional regulator, whose translation MGTGTTGADEGRREWARHWQYAELPGLDLLRAHYVRHTFPRHAHDGYVIAAVTGGVEEIGLPGDTLRAGPGSVVLINPEVPHTARAGVPEGWAYATLYPSRALITEVATEIGTLRGTPGFTADMVADPQASRAITEVHRAAEAGNALAADTLLRGVVARMLTRHAGPLPARAAGRAGAADAERARAVLEERMGEPPSLEQLAAELGTSPFALLRAFRDRYGMPPHTWLTDARVRRARRLLDAGIPPAEAAVTVGFTDQPHLNRHFTRIVGVPPGAYRRGRAGG comes from the coding sequence ATGGGCACGGGGACGACCGGAGCGGACGAGGGCCGCCGGGAGTGGGCGCGGCACTGGCAGTACGCGGAACTGCCCGGGCTGGACCTCCTGCGCGCCCACTACGTACGCCACACCTTCCCGCGCCACGCCCACGACGGGTACGTCATCGCGGCCGTCACCGGCGGAGTCGAGGAGATCGGCCTGCCGGGAGACACCCTGCGCGCCGGACCCGGCAGCGTGGTCCTGATCAACCCCGAGGTCCCGCACACCGCCCGCGCCGGAGTCCCCGAGGGCTGGGCCTACGCGACCCTCTACCCCTCCCGGGCGCTGATCACCGAGGTCGCCACCGAGATCGGGACCCTGCGCGGAACCCCCGGCTTCACCGCCGACATGGTCGCCGACCCGCAGGCCTCGCGGGCCATCACCGAGGTTCACCGGGCCGCCGAGGCCGGCAACGCGCTGGCCGCCGACACCCTGCTGCGCGGGGTGGTGGCGCGGATGCTGACCCGGCACGCCGGGCCGCTGCCCGCCCGTGCGGCGGGCCGGGCGGGGGCCGCCGACGCGGAGCGGGCCCGGGCCGTGCTGGAGGAGCGGATGGGGGAGCCCCCTTCGCTGGAGCAGCTCGCGGCGGAGCTGGGGACCAGCCCCTTCGCCCTGCTGCGGGCCTTCCGGGACCGGTACGGCATGCCCCCGCACACCTGGCTGACCGACGCCCGGGTCCGGCGGGCGCGGCGGCTGCTCGACGCGGGGATCCCGCCGGCGGAGGCGGCCGTCACGGTCGGCTTCACCGACCAGCCGCACCTGAACCGGCACTTCACGCGCATCGTGGGGGTGCCGCCGGGCGCCTACCGGCGGGGGCGGGCGGGCGGTTAG